The DNA window tttcagtttcacagagaacagaatattttatgaattaagTATATTGGATTTGTTTAGGAATTAATAAATTTGTCATGTAGAAAATGATGAACATACTCactaaatggttttattttggtATAGGTTCTTACTTTGGGGGAATGTTCTCTGGTCGACTGGACCAGTCTGCCACCCAGCTCTCCCCTTTATTCATGAGGATATCATCCTCTTTGTCCTTCTCCAGACTATCATCTTCTGACTgaaggagattaaaaaaaaacagcatgtttgaTAAAGGGCACTTATTAAAGTGTGTTTATTAAATAACAGTACTATCAATGATAGATATTAGTTCAATAATGACTGTAGATTATTGAAGATTCATATACTGTGTGCTGCTCTTACCTGACAGTCTCTCTCGCTGGGCATCTCCACATCGAACGTGATCTGCCCCTCATCCTGGTCAGGACTGTGTGGTCGTGGGGGGCTGTAAACGCATCAGGGAAATGTAAAATACTGATCACAGAAAACAAGAGAACAACAGAAGTCTGAATCATTTAAAGAGTGAATTAACAAAAGTGTCACCACAAAAGTGTCATGAAAATAGTTAAATACATAAAGCTTCAACTTCAGCTCTTTAAATATGGAACTTTTTGGTGCATGAAACATTGGTTTATGTTACACAAGTACGTGGATCTCAGGGACAAaataaaagggaaaagaaaaaagtgattaTGGTCTCTAACAGATTTTTTAATACtacatataaaatgcaattaCTACTCGTCTGACGTCACTAAAATATCTTGAGGGCAGTGTTGTTATgtctaactaaaaataaaactattacacacagcttttggtcatttcaaataaagctgaaataaaagaaattccaaacattaaattaaaaactttaaatgaaatttaaattaaaattataaatgttgcacTGGCAGCTAAATTGAATAAGTTTATGCTTACATACTAATATTActaaaagtaaagaaaagtacaaaataaagctaaatagaaatgagacacaaaatataattagaaaaaaattaaaattaaattaaaatgaacataaagGACATAAAATTACtaagattaaaaacttaaaaaatattaaaataaaagttcatattcaaaatatgagtaaaaaaatactttaatagtatattaataatactaaaataacactgaaatttGGGGCAGTGAATCATTGTATCATTGTATCattgtatcatttttattaatagtttaaattagaatgtattttaaaattttccatTTTGAATTTTTGGGAGAggttaagtaattttgttgtgtgtttttgtaatttttattagtttttctgtatatgtctatatagttttatatattttgtttcagtttttcagttttggttattttagtgcatcgagttgaacaaaaaaaaaaaaaaatctgaaatattgccttggaaactagcttaaataattttttttaaattatatatttaatttatattttatatttcaagtaacaaaactgtttttacttatctataataaccctggtctgGGGAGTAGCCCATTCATtcttagccaatcagaaacactCTCTTCCTGTCAATCATTTTGAGTGTTCTGATTAGAAGGGTGGAGTTTCTGAGAATAAAAGGAAGTCGGCGGCTTGTTTCAAGGCTCGTACCTGTTACAGGACGAGCTGCTGGGGCTGGACTCGTGCTGGGCGTCCAGTAGGATTTTCTCCATGTCTCCGTTATGGATAGAGGAGGAGGAAGGCACGTGCTCCAGTCCTCCTGTCAggacctcctcttcctcctgcacGGCCTCCAGGGCCTGTGAAGCCTGGGACTCGCCTTGGTTCCCGTTCCCCAGCAGCGAGGGCAAGCTGGGGTTCTGCTGCTGAGTGTTTCCGTTCATCTCCAGCTCCACCCAGGACCCTGAAAAACCCCAAAAAGTCTTTAGCATCGGCTCCTGCTTCACAAGAGTAATGCATTTATGGTTTCAATGGGCcggtctttattttatttttttttaaatccaacgAAATCCACTTTAAGTGAGTTTTTATGAGAGTCTCTTAGCGTACGTGTCAACCGGTGTGGAGCTGAGTGTGCGTTTTCAATTCTTTCTCTCTcaggggattgtgggattgaCATCAGCACAGAACACAGAGCACCAGAATGTTAAACAAAGGACAGCCTAAAAAAATACACTCTTTGCTCCAAAGGGAATATGAGACTGACTTGTGAGAACAAACATCCACTGTTGACCCGGCGCAAACATGAGACACACGTGTGCCCTGTCTGACCCTCACTGTTGCTAGGCAACACAGAAAGATCCACAGACAGGTCCCATGATGCTTTAATGACATGATGAAGTGATGGgatgttgctagggcattgcaatgcggttgctagggtgttgtggttgGTTGAGTCCACCCTGAAGGTGCTCCAGACAAAGtaagtcatttaaaatgtgtacTCATCATTGCAATATCAAGGGAAATAATCAACAACATTTGTCATAATCAAGCAGCACTAATAAGCCAGCGTCCTGTTTAAATCAGCACATCTTATTATGGCAAAATCCTTCACCAGCCCACAACACTGAACGCTTGAATTTGCCCACAGTTACGGGCAGGATGCCATGGCAGAATGCATTCCAGCAGCTCTTCATCTGTGAGCATTTGTTGTCACGCTGcatcacaacaacacaaaatgaaGAAGACTTCAGACTTGCATTGAACCCAGCCAAATCTGGCAGCTAGATTAACcacctagtaaccactcagaacaccctagcaactgcacagcaacacctcGACAACGTGTTGACAAGTTTTGCATAGGCAAGTACCACTCACATGctgaaacaaaatatacaaatctaGTTTGTTTGgtatgaaagcttgtttctgccaccgaataaaaaataaaaaaggtctaattgtgactttatatcttgcaattctgacttttttgtttttcttgcaattgtctttatatcttgcaattctgacttttttttttcttgcaattgtctttatatcttgcaattctgacttttttgtttttcttgcaattgtctttatatcttgcaattctgacttttttttttcttgcaattgtctttatatcttgcaattctgacttttttttttcttgcagaatTGCGcgaaataaacttgcaattgcgaattataaagtcagaattgcatgatataaacccGTAAAATAAGTGTGACTTTTTAGCTCataattggactttataactcacaatttggAATTTATATCTCTCatttctgagaaaagaagtcagaattgcgagatatattctatatttttatatatttatattaatataggtATAGATATatttctatctcacaattctgagtttatgtctgtCAATTGCAACTGCAGgtttatatgtcacaattctgagaaaaagtcagagttggtggatgtaaactcagaattgcgagaaaaaaagacTGAGtccatatctcgcaattctgaaaataaaataaaaactgtgagatcgcaattaccttttgtattttttttttcctgtggtggaaacaggcttctgtAGTTCTGCCATCTAGGCCACATCCTGGCCAAAAAGTGGTGAACGACTCCATCAGTGTGTTAAAATATTCAACACGCCAGCTCTAGTAACACAGCTAAACACACGGATCCTGGAGCAGCTCTGAAGGAGTTCACCGCGGGACGGAGGGAGGGATTATGTAATCTCTGGCACATCAAACCCTCTCCCATCCCCCTGCTGTGTCTGTAACCCAGATCTGTCTGTGCACCACAGACGCCCATAAACCTACCATTCACACGCATTAAACACTAACTAATAAACAGGATGACTTATTTTCATGAGTTTGCACCTTctgaaaaacaaactgtatcctAAAACCCATAAagctgcctatctagacagcatttttgggttTCATAGGATGGTttaatgctgtctaggtaggcaacACGCTACGTTTTTGAGATACAATTGCTTATTAAACAGATGATTGTAAATctaatgcataaacaaaaaactgaatctaaaaaatcataaaacaaactatttttctttagaataatgtgCATATAGGTGAATTTTGCATCCAGATCATGAGCATGTACTAAGAAAGCATAAAAGCTTATTTATATCACTTATATTGACTTGTTTGGTCATGTTTTTGGGGGCTTCTTTTGATTTAGAGAGCCATTATAAATTACATAACAGACCTTAAATTACTTTATAACATCATTGCAACCAGAACCACACAAACAGCAGGGAAATGTTGTTACCTACAGCTGCTACACAAACCCAGCACAAACTCTGAACAAGCTTATACGTTTTCCAGATATTTGCAGAAATATGCATATGAAGATCCATCTGCATTATATTCAAATCAACAATGCTTGTGTAAGTAATAGTACAGTTCATTTTTGGTTCCAGATGATGCAATTACATGCACTACAAACCTTATATGTagtgttattataaaaaaaaaattaagcacaaaAAAGAGAAGGAAATATGCTTTGCACTTTACTTTTTGTTTGCACTTTAGGTACAAAAAGAATGTGGAAAATTAACGAGATGTGCTGAGGTTTGGAGTCAAATGATCTGACCGGTTAAAGATTTTTTATGttctaaaatatgaaatgatCAAGTTTTACGAGCTCAGTGCTTCCGGAGAGTTGTAACTTAATGCAAATAAACGGTTTAGATGTTGCAGTAATGATTATTAAACACAAGCACTAATAGCTAATTGTTCCCACATCACAATCAAAGTGATTCAGCGATATCTGCTCCATAAATGAAGGTTGTGGCATGCAAGTATAATAGAGTGCAACTCATAAATATTCACCAGAACTGTAGAAACATAGGCCTTAATtgtccttacaaaaaaaaaaaaaaaaaaaaaaaaaaaattgtaaagtacAGCTTGATTAAACGTTCCCagcaaaaactatatttaaatgaAAGCTTGTTTGAATATacagagcagaaaaaaaagaaagaaaaagaaaaaaccctgGAAATTTTCCTAATAAATTGCTTTCAGGACAGGACATTGACAAAATTCACTTAAGtagtgaatatatttaaaatgaacctCTGTGTTGACTTAATTGTGGCATTGTGATAAAAGAAACTAATGAATACAATTTCattctttaaaaagattttttaaaagataatgtgTTCAATATTTTAACACGTATAAAGTGGGGCATGGAAATACTGGAAACAGAAATGAGCCTGCTACTAAACAACTAAAACAGAACGGAACACAAAATATACAGTAGAATATTAAGGCATTTAAAACGCAATGAATTCagcgtttttatttatttatttatttacacgcCCCCCCGCCTCCATTTTTCTCAGATCCCCTTCGTCTTGTTTTGATATCATCGTAGCCCCGCCTCTACGGCGCTCGAACTTAATCTAGAACTAACAATTGGTTTACGTCCCGTCAATCATTCTGTGTTGCCAAGCAACTCCACCCCGCCTCCCGCGCTCCTTCACTCTCATTCGCTCCATCGGTACGACGCCCTCTTACGCTCCGCCCCTTCACTCCTCCCCTACGAGCGATGAGGAAATTCCAGCCATTGAGCTCAGTGAGACAATAGATGTTGCATAACAGCGTTTAAAAGCTCCAGAGAAAACTACAACCTCCACAGACAAGTTTTAAAGCGACATTAGGATCCCTCCCGAGTCCTCCCTGCAGAAATACACACGGAGGTTTACCGTTGAGTCCTGGTTCTTCATTGTTGTTCAGCTGCGTAGCGGCTCTGGTGGACATGTCGCCTCTCCAGTCCGTCAACACGGCGCGCTCCCGCCCGCTCCTCGTGCACGCGCACATGCATCTGCGGCGCACTGAGCGCAGGCGCGACGTcatcacattcattttaataatgcctactaaataaatgaaaatgttcctGCAcagaagtgcaaaaataaatataataataataataataataaaaaaaaaacagacggaGAGATCAGTAAACTCTAAAATAAGCTCTCGTTTCTGTACACAATATACACAGGTAGAGGTATATATACTGACAgacagatctatctatctatctgtctgtacatttacatacattatataatcATTGCATGGTTAAGTTGTGGATTTAAAGATAGACAGCGTCCAATGTTTACATGCACTGCCATTATAACAACCTAAAAACCCGTTACTTCGGTTCACAGATCATCAACTCCTAAAATTGCAGAGGCACAGATTCATTTCAGGGTGTCCTATTCGCTCCTGCTATCCTAAATGTGGGGCAGATGTTTAAATATGAGTGATTCTGCTCTGTATAGTTTTACATTACCTGGTTTATAACACAATGCCATTTAATTGGATTTTCCTTTACTGACATCcgaatggaaaaataaatgacGCCGAGAAGTTTCGCTTCCAGtcttaaaattaagttttattttacattttgggttTTACAACTATTAAGATAAAGGGAACATACTTCAGGGTTTGTTCGTATACAGCAGGCCCGATTTCCGTGTAAACACTCTGATTTCCGTTCCGCACCAATCAACAGCACTGATACACTGAATACTGTCAAGGACATCATTTCAATTCccgaaaattcatataaaaatatctaGAGCATTCTTCACCTCACAGGAACCATTCCGTATTAAAAAGCCGCAAATGAAATGACGCACATCAAAAGATGCTGAAAATcataaaacatgcacaaacatttACTCACGACTTAAAACGTTTGTATGTCTCtctataaaacaattaaaagagaCTGATTAAAAAGTCTCCCTTTCCTCAAAGATATTGCATAAAATTAATGCCACGATTAGTTATATCCGTTTAAATGTAGGGAATAATGGAGCTATTTGGGAACCCTGCTTGAAGTCAATTGCACTTGTGGACGAATGTCAGGCGTCAGACTGAGTGTTCGGTGAAGGAGACCTCCAGCTGCACCAGGCCTGAGTTCAGAAGGGAGCGATCAGTGCGTGACTAGTCGAATTGATTAATTATGACTCTGCAAACTCATTAAATAGGATTCTACGGTTTGCTTGCATGTTGCATGTTTGTAACCCAGCAATCAGTGATGTTTCTGATTAAAGCTAAAACGGACAaggtgcaaaataaaaaaacaaatacagtaatacaaataaaaatcccTTCCACCGGCCTACAGTGTATCAGTTAACGTAATAGAATAAACCAAAGGTATTTTTGTACTATAGTGGTTAATATTAAGACTATGGGTTTCAGGAGAGATGTTGTGCTTGGCCTGTATCCCGCCGGACTCCTGCCGCGAGGAATGGGGACGAAGCAGTTTGAAACCCTAATTGGGTTTCTCCTGGAATATGTAAAGGTTATTGACTGTCGCCAGTGCGACGACGTTATCCTGCGGGTGCCAGGAGGTGTAGAGGATCTTTCTGCTGAAGTCCAGGCAGTCGACGCCGATCTCGTTCCTCTTGCGCCGGCTCCCCGTGCACACGCGCCAGGGCTTGAGCGGGCAGCCGGGGGAGCCGTTCTCCCACGAGGCCTCCAGGGTCACGTCCTGCTGGGCGTCGCGGTTGAACATCCGGAAGAAGTTGTTATAGGAGCCCGTCATGACCTCACTGTGAACGGAGAGATGATGAGGCAAAGATGAATATTTTCTTCCttcattatgaagaaaaaaatttaaaaagctaaCTGTTATTACCAAAATTTTGCAGAAGGGCTgagatataaatatttattatatgtataaaagtgaccctggagcacaaaagcaggcTTAacttgctggggtatatttgtagcaatagccaaaaaaaaaaaaaaatacattgtatgggtcaaaatgatcgatttttcttttatggtaaaaataattaggatattaagtaaagatcatgttccatgaagatatttagtaaaattcctaccgtaaatatatcaaaacttaatttctgattagtaatatgcattgctaagaattcattttgaacaactttaaagatgattttttcaatatttagatttttttgctccctcagattccagattttcaaatagttgtatctcagacaaatattgtcctcctaacaaaccacacatcaatggagagattatttattcagcttcagatgatgcataaatctcaatttcaaaaatttacacttaagactggttttgtgctccaggttcacaaaatattaaataatgaaaaaaacattaaacaattacttaaaatgaacaattttaactgaaataaaacaaaatagttatTTCAGCACTTccctttttaatttagtttaacttgatttttttttaaataactgaaactgatttaaaattaataagaactatatagacatttaatagACACAAAACTATTATAAGCGACAATGCACAACAGAATTACtaacactttaaaattaaaatgaaaacagaaaatacaaaaataacattctaaatgctaattaaaatattaataaagtataaCACTAATACTAAAACAATGattgatgtataatttatgtatttgcttTGACTTTCAGGAAAAAACAAACTATGTGTCACGACTTTCACTATAATTTCAGACAAAGGGCCACTGCTGCATTACTGTACAACactagtacaaataaataaatgaataataaaaaaaatatatatcttgtcATTTTCTACATTGCTTTTCACTAAATaaacagaggtaaaaaaaaaaaaaaaaaaaaaaaaaattatatatatatatatatattatctatatatatatatatatatataaaaaaaaataatatatatatatatttgttttcaaatgtatttagtgCATTCTGAATAGATGTTGTGCAAAATGAAAAGTTCAATTTGATCAATTCTTTTCTGCAGTTATTACTgccattgtattttatttatggggtctttaagatttttttttttttcaatttttttgaaaaaaaaaaaaaaaaaagtctttctgctcctcaaacctgcatttatttgatcaaaaattctgtaaatacattaatattgtgaaaaattattagaaatgtcatttagctgaattttcagcatcattactccagtcttcagtgtcacatgatcttcagaaatcaataatccaaaacatttctgattattatcaatgttaaaaacagctgtgctgcttcattttttttttaataaaccaaggTTTTCAGGATTATATGATgtatagaaaattcaaaagaacagcattaattttaaatagaaatactgacattacaaatgtttttactgttacttttgatcaattaaatgctttgcttaagtattaatttcttccaaaaaacaCCACCACAACACTGTATGTATCATAAATATTCTTGTACGTTAGCTGAAAATGAGGAAGTTCCTGAAACGGTGTCATGTGTCAGTAAATACTAGCGCTCTGTTAGTCACAGATAAAAGCTCCAGTCAGATAAACTCTCTCTGGATGCATGGCTGTTGGAGGTTTGCTTTGATCATAAACTGAAATGCACCCAAAGAGGCTTTCGTCATTAGCAGGATGTGCGGGAGCTGAACAGAGACGTCATGATGATGGCTTCTCCTCACCTGTCGTCGCTCCTCCAGCAGCACTCAAACTTATCAAAGATGCAGTCGTTCTCGTAGAGAGAGCACAGCTTACTCCTGAGATAACCATGAACCTGATGAGAGAGATCAAATCACAAAACATGTCACACACAGCAGGGAAAGCTAGTTTATGAATATCTCAGTTTAATctcagtgcattctgggtaatcaGAGCCATGAAACTAATGTCATAAGTAGACCAAGCAGCATTCATTTAATTACTTGCGATAAAAAACTGCTTAAAGTTTCTGTGAAACCTCTTTGACTTTATCTTCAgagccaaaattaaaaaaagttaaatattgtaaataagtatattttaaatatgtattaaagataacacatacatacacacacacatacatacagtacaggtcaaaagtttggaaacattactatttttaatgtttttgaaagaagtctcttctgctcatcaagcctgcatttatttgatcaaaaatacagaaaaaacagtaatattgtgaaatattattacaacttaaaataatagttttctatttgaatatactttaaaaaaataatttattcctgtgatgcaaagctgaattttcagcatcattactccagccttcagtgtcacatgtaacatccagtctatcacatgatcatttagaaatcattctaatattctgatttattatgagtgttggaaacagttctgctgtctaatatatttgatgaataaaaggttaaaaagaactgcatttatttcaaataaaaaaaaaaattctaataatatattttctaataatatattttctttactctcactttttatcaatttaacacatccttgctgaataaaagtattgattttatttaaaaaaaaagaaataaaaaaaaattactgaccccaaattactgaccagtagtgtatattgttattacaaaatatttagattttaaaaacatagcttctttttttttttttttttttttttactttttattaatcaaagtatcctaaaaaattatcacatgttctgaaaaaaatattaagcagcagaactgtttccaactttgataatgaatcatcatattagaatgttttctaaaggatcatgtgataatgatcctaaaaattcagctttgcatcacagaaaataaatgataatttaaagtataataaatttaaaaacaattattttaagttgtaataatatttcacaatattactgttttttctgtatttttgatcaaataaatgcaggcttgatgagcagaagaaacttctttcaaaaacattaaaaatagtaatgtttccaaacttttgacctgtactgtatatatatatatatatttaatgtaaatgtttttacagtagaACACTAAAAAAGTATCCATGCTTTctacactattttatttttcactaaataaacaagcaaaaattatatttaaacaattttcattttcagatgtATTTAGAGAATTGAGCagattttatgcaaaataaagtttagttttttattattccatttcaGATATTATTAC is part of the Cyprinus carpio isolate SPL01 chromosome A8, ASM1834038v1, whole genome shotgun sequence genome and encodes:
- the bnip3la gene encoding BCL2 interacting protein 3 like a isoform X1, with amino-acid sequence MCACTRSGRERAVLTDWRGDMSTRAATQLNNNEEPGLNGSWVELEMNGNTQQQNPSLPSLLGNGNQGESQASQALEAVQEEEEVLTGGLEHVPSSSSIHNGDMEKILLDAQHESSPSSSSCNSPPRPHSPDQDEGQITFDVEMPSERDCQSEDDSLEKDKEDDILMNKGESWVADWSSRPENIPPKEFHFRHPKRSGSVSLSMRKTGAMKKGGVFSAEFLKVFMPSLLLTHILALGLGVYIGKRLTTPSTSSF
- the bnip3la gene encoding BCL2 interacting protein 3 like a isoform X2, whose translation is MWPRWQNYRSLFPPQEKKNTKGSWVELEMNGNTQQQNPSLPSLLGNGNQGESQASQALEAVQEEEEVLTGGLEHVPSSSSIHNGDMEKILLDAQHESSPSSSSCNSPPRPHSPDQDEGQITFDVEMPSERDCQSEDDSLEKDKEDDILMNKGESWVADWSSRPENIPPKEFHFRHPKRSGSVSLSMRKTGAMKKGGVFSAEFLKVFMPSLLLTHILALGLGVYIGKRLTTPSTSSF